The Rhododendron vialii isolate Sample 1 chromosome 8a, ASM3025357v1 genome has a window encoding:
- the LOC131298755 gene encoding ABC transporter A family member 2-like: MDLQKGLPLLVQQFKALFMKNFLLSWRHKGFTLAQLLSPLVFTFLLFVIQKSGKPSTGKALYDPVALISPPIPQCEDKYMRFKTSLNRLFCMVMLSYMRLNFCKPPKPKTNASPDYQDLGPSGLEMLRGPKFEPNTSKISLYRLFCMMLKSAHGLLKCGSNSLIGQRLDKDGSLCRLQKKFVGPPPWTYPILENHVNPLSLCSIGSRKYDLICPSCSSRRDDFGKLQVEDDDISKMLSSSQRAQSAYTVSRIFLKFVFCDSGAVRTPFFARVPMAEASEKVVTEPSIGSMRRTMVSNAKFEVEKFDGTNNFGMWQCEVKDVLIQQELDIALEDEDVALVSSSLAIHPDNWIFDFGCTYHMCPNKDLFSSFKELDGDSVIMGNGHACKTMGIGKISLFLYDESVFVLSDVRYVPNLKQNLISLGALESTGLVISVQGGALEISSKNLVVMRGIRRNNLYFLEGSKAEGGAATVIGEFDFESTADLSAEVIGSEFDASEFVYESVAGTFELSHDLSESFLKFTRRLQKSGSSVEIRRPSPVDVPDFGEPRKSVVSVFNWVKSFETKKEVDEWLFSNPMRCPGALHFEQRNATVISYGIQTNSTQVDKRGQFEDATFKFQIPLQIAIEREIARSLIGDPNFSWVVRLKQFVYPERTIRPSLTVLLLANPEALFLLAIAMFPFVFQISSLVTEKEIKLRQAMTTMCLYDTAYWLSWLTWEATFALLLSLITVLCGRMFQLPLFLGNSFLIVFPMFFLFQISMIGFAFILSTLIRKASSSIIIGFFIYIVSFRTQLVTTYLGFPYNKGDSTKFRIMWSLFPPNLLSKSLDMLKKAVVNGGISWSTISMCVDGSPSNSTTTCVITMLTLMSINPISCFWQNDIFKFYIATFFLWFVMAIYLDNIIPNSSGVRKSIFYFLNPGYWTGKGGNTIEEGGFFSFLHSIPQVQPKTPDDEDVLEEENTVKHQVEEDLVDPNVVVQIRGLIKTYPGKIEIGCCKCTRKSHFHAVKGLWVNIPKGQLFCLLGPNGAGKTSTINCLTGISPATGGDALVYGHSIRSSIGMSSIQKLIGVCPQFDVLWDALSAEEHLYLFASIKGIPATSIKLAVEKSLAEVKLTYVAKGRASGYSGGMKRRLSLAVALIGDPKLVILDEPTTGMDPINRRHVWDIIDNAKKGRAVILTTHSMEEADILSDRIGIVAKGTLRCIGNSIRLKSKFGSGLITNVSFSETNTTDATESCRLALRKFFKHHLNVMPKEETNYFISYVIPHKEESNLRKFFTELKERKKEFGISDIQLNMTTLEDVFLNVATKAALENAADENNMTTLVLESGKSLRIPVGVEKIGIPGSITPQNLCGLMVEVRWGQDSDGNLCITGHSAEMPIPVRDDFGSSLPPSLLKGNPGHGIVLDF; this comes from the exons atggatttgcAGAAAGGGTTGCCTCTGTTGGTTCAACAATTCAAGGCTTTGTTCATGAAGAATTTCCTCCTATCGTGGAGACACAAGGGATTCACGCTCGCACAACTCCTCTCGCCATTGGTCTTCACGTTTCTGCTATTCGTGATTCAAAAATCGGGTAAACCTTCAACAGGAAAGGCTTTGTATGATCCCGTGGCTCTGATTTCTCCCCCGATTCCTCAATGTGAGGACAA GTACATGAGATTCAAAACATCTCTAAATCGTTTATTTTGCATGGTCATGCTTAGTTACATGAGACTGAATTTCTGCAAGCCACCAAAACCCAAGACAAACGCTAGTCCAGACTACCAAGACCTTGGTCCATCCGGACTAGAGATGCTGAGAGGTCCAAAATTCGAGCCAAACACTTCAAAAATCTCTCTATATCGGTTATTCTGCATG ATGTTGAAATcagcacatgggctgctgaagtgtggctccaattctctcattggtcaAAGATTGGATAAAGATGGCAGCCTTTGTAGACTTCAAAAG AAATTCGTCGGCCCtcccccgtggacgtacccgattttggagaaccacgtaaatccgtTGTCTCTGTGTTcaattgggt CTCGAAAATACGATCTAATCTGTCCATCTtgttcgtctcgtcgagacgattTCGGGAAG CTGCAGGTTGAAGACGATGACATCAGCAAGATGTTATCATCCAGTCAGCGTGCACAGTCAGCATACACAGTCAGCAGAATATTcctaaaatttgttttctgtgatTCCGGAGCcgtccgaactccgtttttcgccc GAGTCCCAATGGCCGAAGCATCTGAAAAAGTTGTCACCGAGCCCTCTATAGGCTCTATGCGGAGGACAATGGTGTCCAATGCCAAGTTCGAGGTGGAGAAATTCGATGGCACCAATAACTTTGGCATGTGGCAGTGCGAGGTGAAGGATGTATTGATCCAACAAGAGTTGGATATTGCATTGGAGGATGAAGATGTTGCTCTTGTCAGTTCATCATTAGCTATCCATCCTGATAACTGGATATTTGATTTTGGTTGTACCTATCATATGTGTCCCAACAAGGACTTGTTCTCCAGCTTCAAGGAGTTGGATGGAGATTCAGTTATTATGGGCAATGGCCATGCCTGTAAGACTATGGGGATAGGTAAAATCAGCTTGTTTTTGTATGATGAATCTGTATTTGTTTTGTCTGATGTTCGGTATGTCCCGAACCTGAAGCAAAATCTCATCTCTTTGGGAGCTTTAGAGTCCACAGGTTTAGTGATTTCTGTGCAAGGTGGAGCTCTCGAGATTAGTTCAAAGAATCTGGTTGTGATGAGAGGCATCCGACGCAACAACCTATACTTCCTTGAAGGGAGTAAAGCTGAAGGTGGAGCTGCCACCGTTATtggggaatttgattttgaatctaCTGCAGATCTGTCCGCTGAAGTTATTGGGAGTGAGTTTGATG CATCTGAATTTGTATATGAATCTGTTGCCGGGACTTTTGAGTTGTCGCACGACTTGTCTGAATCTTTTCTGAAGTTTACTCGAAGACTTCAAAAATCTGGCTCTTCTGTTG AAATTCGTCGGCCCtcccccgtggacgtacccgattttggagaaccacgtaaatccgtTGTCTCTGTGTTcaattgg GTTAAATCATTTGAAACAAAGAAGGAAGTCGACGAATGGTTGTTTAGTAATCCCATGCGTTGCCCAGGAGCATTGCATTTTGAGCAAAGAAACGCTACTGTTATAAGTTACGGTATCCAAACCAATTCCACTCAAGTTGACAAGCGAGGCCAATTTGAAGATGCCACGTTTAAATTTCAAATACCGCTACAAATAGCAATAGAGCGTGAAATCGCGAGGTCTTTAATTGGAG ATCCAAACTTTAGCTGGGTGGTTCGTCTAAAGCAATTCGTGTACCCTGAAAGAACTATCCGCCCTTCTTTGACAGTACTCTTGCTAGCCAATCCAGAAGCACTCTTTCTACTAGCAATTGCGATGTTTCCTTTTGTCTTTCAGATTAGTTCGCTTGTCACTGAAAAGGAAATCAAACTGCGGCAG GCAATGACTACAATGTGTCTTTATGATACTGCCTATTGGCTGTCATGGCTTACGTGGGAGGCAACTTTTGCATTGCTCTTATCGCTCATCACGGTTCTATGTGGAAGGATGTTTCAGCTTCCTCTGTTCTTAGGAAACAGTTTCCTAATCGTCTTTCCCATGTTCTTTCTCTTCCAAATCAGTATG ATTGGTTTTGCCTTCATTCTATCAACTCTTATTCGAAAGGCATCTTCATCCATAATTATAGGTTTCTTCATATATATAGTCAGCTTTCGCACTCAG TTAGTTACGACCTACCTGGGTTTTCCCTACAATAAAGGAGATTCAACAAAATTCAGAATTATGTGGTCACTATTTCCACCAAATCTTCTTTCCAAAAGCCTTGACATGCTCAAAAAAGCCGTTGTTAATGGCGGGATCAGCTGGAGTACAATATCCATGTGTGTTGATGGATCCCCTTCCAACTCCACGACCACATGTGTGATTACAATG CTCACTTTAATGTCAATTAACCCCATTTCATGTTTTTGGCAGAacgatattttcaaattttatataGCAACATTCTTCCTTTGGTTTGTTATGGCTATCTACTTGGACAACATAATTCCGAACTCATCTGGTGTGCGAAAGTCAATCTTCTACTTTTTGAATCCGGGGTATTGGACAGGAAAAGGTGGAAATACGATTGAAG AGGGTGGCTTCTTTAGTTTCCTACATTCAATCCCACAAGTTCAACCTAAAACACCCGATGATGAGGAtgtcttggaagaggaaaacacGGTCAAACATCAAGTAGAGGAAGATTTGGTTGATCCAAATGTTGTTGTTCAAATACGTGGTCTTATAAAGACATATCCTGGGAAGATAGAGATTGGTTGCTGCAAGTGCACTAGGAAATCACATTTCCATGCTGTTAAG GGATTGTGGGTGAACATTCCCAAGGGTCAATTGTTCTGCCTTCTCGGACCTAATGGAGCTGGAAAAACTAGTACGATAAATTGTCTGACTGGTATTTCCCCAGCAACGGGTGGTGATG CACTAGTTTATGGACATTCTATTCGGAGCTCTATTGGCATGTCAAGTATCCAAAAACTTATAGGAGTCTGTCCTCAG TTTGATGTCCTTTGGGATGCTTTGTCTGCTGAGGAGCACCTCTACCTCTTTGCCAGTATCAAAGGCATTCCCGCTACTTCGATTAAATTG GCCGTAGAGAAATCATTAGCAGAAGTTAAGCTTACTTATGTAGCCAAAGGAAGAGCTAGTGGCTACAGTGGAGGGATGAAACGCCGCCTTAGTTTGGCGGTAGCCCTTATTGGTGACCCTAAGTTGGTCATCTTAGATGAACCG ACAACTGGTATGGATCCAATAAATCGAAGGCACGTATGGGATATAATTGACAATGCAAAAAAAGGGAGAGCCGTTATACTTACAACGCATTCAATGGAAGAAGCTGATATCTTAAGCGATCGTATAGGAATTGTGGCAAAGGGTACGCTTCGCTGCATAGGGAATTCCATCCGATTAAAGTCAAAGTTTGGATCCGGTTTAATTACTAATGTAAGCTTCTCTGAGACCAATACTACGGATGCTACGGAATCATGTCGTCTGGCTTTGAGGAAATTCTTTAAGCAT CATTTGAATGTGATGCCGAAGGAGGAGACCAACTACTTCATCAGCTATGTAATTCCCCACAAGGAGGAAAGCAACTTGAGG AAATTCTTCACTGAACttaaagagaggaaaaaagaattCGGCATTTCAGATATACAGCTCAATATGACTACTCTAGAAGACGTTTTCTTGAACGTTGCAACGAAAGCAGCACTGGAGAATGCTGCAGATGAGAACAACATGACAACTCTAGTGTTGGAGTCAGGAAAATCATTGCGG ATACCAGTAGGAGTCGAGAAGATAGGCATTCCAGGATCGATAACGCCGCAGAACCTTTGCGGCCTCATGGTAGAGGTACGCTGGGGACAAGACTCCGATGGCAACCTTTGCATCACCGGCCACTCAGCTGAAATGCCAATTCCGGTCCGTGACGACTTCGGCTCTAGTTTGCCTCCATCTCTTCTCAAGGGAAATCCCGGTCACGGAATTGTACTGGATTTTTAA